A region from the Sutcliffiella horikoshii genome encodes:
- the fliL gene encoding flagellar basal body-associated protein FliL, which translates to MFGNKLLNIMIIILLGISLIGVIALVTVDKFYADESTDEPTIDEIIKYSVDFDEMTTNLQSGGYVRLKMKVQTDSKKATEELLKRDFQVQNIVIHQIASKTASDFEGGKGLTQLEEEIQQKINEVMQDGEIVKVYTTSFLLQN; encoded by the coding sequence ATGTTTGGCAATAAGTTACTTAATATCATGATCATTATCCTTCTTGGAATATCACTTATAGGAGTAATCGCATTGGTTACTGTGGATAAATTCTATGCGGATGAATCAACTGATGAGCCCACCATTGATGAAATCATAAAATACTCCGTTGATTTTGATGAAATGACAACGAACCTGCAAAGCGGGGGCTATGTACGTTTAAAGATGAAAGTCCAAACAGATAGTAAAAAAGCGACGGAAGAACTATTGAAAAGAGATTTCCAGGTTCAAAACATCGTGATACACCAAATTGCCAGCAAGACTGCTTCTGATTTTGAAGGTGGAAAAGGTCTGACGCAACTTGAAGAGGAAATTCAACAAAAAATCAATGAAGTGATGCAGGACGGAGAAATCGTGAAAGTCTATACAACCTCCTTTCTTCTTCAAAATTAA
- a CDS encoding flagellar FlbD family protein: MIKLTKLNGRPFALNVWLIEQVEETPDTMITLNNGKKVLVKERMEEVVLHCKEFFAHMHHGTHLEGKKDVWQ; encoded by the coding sequence ATGATAAAGCTAACAAAGCTCAATGGAAGGCCTTTTGCGCTCAATGTTTGGTTGATTGAGCAGGTAGAGGAAACACCTGATACGATGATTACCTTAAATAATGGTAAAAAGGTGTTAGTCAAAGAAAGAATGGAAGAAGTGGTCCTGCATTGCAAAGAGTTCTTCGCTCATATGCATCATGGAACACATTTGGAGGGTAAAAAAGATGTTTGGCAATAA